A single window of Narcine bancroftii isolate sNarBan1 chromosome 13, sNarBan1.hap1, whole genome shotgun sequence DNA harbors:
- the trabd gene encoding traB domain-containing protein isoform X3, protein MEEDQQEAEASPTPSAIFDDDPLIMSDIPQNLSDEDAFKLLWEMKMRKRQGKPHLPDTVTELGTEDGCKVYLVGTAHFSENSRKDVVKTIQEVQPDIVVVELCQYRVSMLKMDETTLLKEARDINLDKLQQAIKQNGVMSGLMQMLLLKVSAHITEQLGMAPGGEFREAFKEAGKVPFCKFHLGDRPIPITFKRAIAALSLWQKVKLAWGLCFLSDPISKDDVEKCKQKDLLEQMMSEMIGEFPDLHRTIVAERDVYLAYMLKQAAKPLELPLALGPEPSQRVPAVVVGVVGMGHVPGIEKNWNNLLNIQEIMRGGVT, encoded by the exons GCAGAAGCAAGCCCAACACCATCAGCAATATTTGATGATGATCCACTCATTATGTCAGATATTCCTCAAAACCTGT cAGATGAAGATGCTTTTAAACTTTTGTGGGAAATGAAGATGCGAAAAAGGCAAGGGAAACCACATCTACCAGACACTGTCACTGAACTTGGCACAGAAGATGGTTGTAAGGTGTACCTGGTTGGCACAGCCCACTTTAGCGAGAATAGCAGAAAAGATGTTGTCAAG ACTATTCAGGAAGTGCAGCCAGATATAGTGGTTGTAGAGTTGTGTCAGTATAGAGTCTCCATGCTCAAAATGGATGAAACAACATTACTCAAGGAAGCCAGAGATATCAATTTGGATAAGCTGCAGCAAGCAATAAAGCAG AATGGAGTAATGTCTGGGTTGATGCAGATGCTGCTATTAAAGGTCTCTGCTCATATCACAGAACAGCTTGGCATGGCCCCAGGAGGGGAATTCAGGGAGGCCTTCAAGGAG GCTGGAAAAGTGCCTTTCTGTAAGTTTCACCTTGGGGATAGGCCCATCCCCATCACCTTTAAAAGGGCCATTGCTGCACTTTCTCTCTGGCAAAAAGTCAAGTTAGCATGGGGCCTCTGTTTCCTGTCTGATCCTATCAG TAAAGATGACGTAGAAAAGTGCAAACAAAAAGATCTTCTGGAGCAGATGATGTCTGAAATGATTGGAGAGTTTCCTGATCTTCACCGCACCATTGTTGCTGAGCGAGATGTTTACCTAGCCTACATGTTAAAACAAGCCGCAAAGCCATTAGAACTACCTCTGGCTTTGGGAC CTGAGCCCAGCCAACGGGTGCCAGCCGTTGTTGTAGGAGTAGTTGGAATGGGTCATGTGCCAGGAATTGAGAAGAATTGgaataatctattaaatattcaAGAAATAATGAG gggaggagtcacatga